tactggctgatttattttcaattcccttcctaataattcccagcatggtgttggccttttttattgcaatcacacactgtcttgacattttcagtgagttatctagcatgaccccaagatctctctcttggtcagtctctgccagttcacaccccatcaacttgtatttgtagctgggattcttggccctaatgtgcattactttacacatGGCCACaatgaacatcatctgccacattgatgcccactcacccagcctcaacagatccctttggagtgcctcacaatcctctctggttctcaccaccctgaacaatttagtgtcatctgcaaacttggccacttcactgcttactcccaagtccagatcattaatgaacaagttaaagagcatgggacccagtactgagccctgcggcaccccactgcttaccttcactgtgataaaaaaaaatacaatttttaCATTAAAGTAATTAATGCCGGAAATAAAACATTCTTTGATGGCCCAGGTAGAGAATGTTCAATATTGACTGCCATTGTTTATGATCAATACTTAGGGATTTGCAATAGGAATGGGAACAAACTGaaaaatgaaccatgaattggGCCAATTCATGGTTCCTTTTGAACTGGtttggtggttcatttggttcatttttgcggTTCATTTTttcagacagcctggcactgattcaatcaattcctaagGAATGCAGGGGGGTAGACTTCAGGAAGCCCTAGAAATACCCATAGCAGTTGACCATAGTTTGACtagcagctctgggagccaatcatggagctcccattctgctctgtggaagctgacaccctgactcagctactttcactttgcagcagcaatagagaagagttagttgctgtgagagctgaaGCCAAGCTTTCCTGGGGGCTACTGGGGGCGGGGGGCTAAATTGCCGACATTCCAAACCCAAACTTTGCCATACTTGGAGGGTGGATGGAGGAGAATCTGCTGAAGATTCCTGGAAAAATTTCGTATCTCTAACTCACCAAActacacctcctgaaccaaacaaaccatgaatcagtttggacaatcaaacaaaccatgaaccaacacaaaaCACCATTTTTCCTGACTCGCCCATCTCTAATTTGCAACCTTTTTCGTGTTCACAAATCACAATTTTTGCAGTAAAATCAAGCATCAGCTATTTTCATTTTGACTAGAGAGTAACATATTTGCTATCCCTAAAACCATTTTATGAATCTTCTTTATTTGTCTGATGTTTTAACACCAGTAATAAATATGTTCCTTTCCTTTAATCTTATTAAAATTCCTTGACTAAAAGTCTTGAGCAATCAAAAAACCATCTGTTAAGTAGCATTATCTGGACACAACACTATAGACGTGGAAAAAAAATTGTAACATGAAGGGTAAGGCTATGGAATCTGCCAGCTAAAAGCAGCAAAACTAGTTTAGGGTGAgacagataaaaaaaaaaccctagctaCTGTGTGGGGGAAAAACCCTATTTCTAAGTCTAATATAAGAGGACACTCCATTAAAATAAAGTACCAATTTTTGCTTGAGAATAATCACAAAGCTGGCCTGAATAAGGAAACTTTCTTAACCTTGTCTTCATAACAGGAGTGGCCTGTGCAATCAACATACGTAGTGagaaagttttaaaataatttgggtTAGTTAGATAAAAAGCAAAGGAAGGCAGAGATTTTGGTGCAGGaatataaaaaaataaagaacAAACCTTATGGGCATGAGACCATGTGCTCCAGTAATCAAAGACAAATATTTATCtcaaaattattaaaaaaaatggtggggggaGAGTATCTCAAATGCTCACCACATAGTCCTACTACTATCATTGTGTTGACAGTTAATTCACGGATGAATCAAGATCGGCATAAAAAGAATTTGGGAagaaataggattttttttttttttttttggcttttacTGCATTCCATTATGACTTCGCTACTAAAGCTGAAAACTCAAATATATAAATAGAATAGAAAATATTACAGGAGCCTAAAATTGGTCCATGCTGTAGATTTCATTCTACACCAGTTTGATCTAATTATTCTCCATCTCTAACAAACCACTTAGAAATCTCAAACTTATTTATAGACCTCCCTAAAGCTTTTTTTACTTCTTTATTTCTTAGAGTATAGACAAGTGGATTAATCAGGGGGGTTAAGACTGTGTAGAAGACTGAGAAGATCTTGtcgagttctctcagagcttcttTTTTTGGTAGTGCATACACAAATATCAATGACCCATAAAATATGGAAACTACAATGAGGTGGGAAGAACAAGTAGAAAAGGCTCTTTTTCTTCCATCTGAAGAAGGGATTCGTATGATGGCAGCAATTATACAAATATAAGACAGCAGGGTCATGAGACAAGAAGGAACAGTATCTATGAAAGATACTGTGAGTATCATTAGTGTCACCACAGTTGTTTTACTGCATGATAAATTAATCACTGGTGTTGAATCACAAAATAAATGATCAATTTCACGAGGGCCACAGAATTTCAGCTGTGACATCAAACTCATTATTATAGTCATAATTGTTATCCCACAAAGCCAAGAAACAGCTGACAACAGAAGGCAGATTCTTCTGTTCATGAGAGTTGCATATTGGAGGGGCTTGCATATTGCCAAATAACGATCATATGACATTGATGCCAGTAGGTAGCATTCAGCAATCACAAGTGTACCAAACCAGTAAAGCTGGATATAGCAGCCCTCAACAGAAATGGTTCTGTCCCCTGTCAGGAAACTTGTCAAAAGCCTGGGAAGAAGGGTTGAAGTGTAGAAGGTCTCCAAACAGGACAAATTTCCAAGGAAGAAGTACATGGGGATGTGAAGGTGATGATCTGTGATTACTAACACAATGATGATAATATTTCCAGCCACGGTCATACTGTAAATTATTAGGAAAACCAGGAAGAGAGGAATCTGAAGTGCAGGGGCATTCTCAAATCCCAGAAGAATAAATGTAGTTATTACTGTCTTGTTATCTGTCTCCATATGCTCCATATTTTGAATCACTGAAAATGAAATTAGAAAATCATAAGGCCTCCAAGACCCAAAGCCTAGACATTTTTTACCATTTCTTCCACAGTTAATGCTGAGACTTATAAAGTATTTTCATGTGTTTTATCTGGACATGTGGAAACCATCCCAAATTACTTTTTTTTCTGATACAAAATTAATTGTGCAGATATAACCTCATGTAGTAGACCAACCCATTGATACTTGATGACATCATCAGGTCTCCAAGTAAAAGActcaaaggtcgttttcgcacttagcgtttgctccccttattccgcggcgcaattatgtccggatcatttttctcgttttcgcactagtgactctttgcggagtcgccttccctgaagccccggctcaaatcgttttcccactggcatcaacttgagttcgatgccctgtcaatcattttttttttaagcgcaagtctggttgcgtaaggacgtactaacgtactaacgtaacatcgagcaggcacagctattccctccccttcttttcgtggacaaaccgcatcatgtgtgctgctgctgcttatggattggctgcagctgtagaatcctccacagccctttatgtattaacagaagcattcacagtggagaatcctagcactagattccccccccccccaaaattctgaagttgcgaaatatcgcaataacgaagagagagaaatcgaggggtttgtgtgtgtgtgtgtgtgtgtggcagcttcttcctttcccagccttgctccctcccgggtggcgaagctgggatttcctccgctctctttcccctccccggctggcgcttgcaacggggacctgactgattcctgctgccagagctcccccccccaccccattctctccttccccttctgtggcgcgtgtgaagagcgagctcgcgtctattttctaaccgagcggaatgtagccagggagaagaatgcaggactccaacttcccattttatacatggcgattttgtgcaggtccagaaatcctggtggcacagctgagggaggcattccctttttaaaacacacacacatgaacgctttggcccgcaccggcactagattcccccccccccaacaatggtcgttttcgcattatcgagataacgcaacagcgaaataacgcaactaaagtcaataataataataaaaaattctaacgaaaccaattgaagtggcaattgaggctattccaggaggggttttttttttctatttgttaatttcgaaatatcgctattacgcaaaactgtgaagtttaaaaaaaatggccgtgccggcactttggggaagcgccgcaaaaggctgatgattggccaagggggtggatggggtgggaggacggaaagggagagggtgacgcccacaaagcagtcaatccggcgtggatggatttcccacagcaaactccgaggagtggatctggtgtggatccggaggttttcaaaaactccggaaggaggtggatctagatactccggcgtgaaacccctgcagcgctggagcaaaccgcagcgccggagcaacaggtgggaaaaccaggaagagatccggaggtaaatggggtgctacgccggagtaaacgctagtgcgaaaacggccaaagcCTAGAAATTATTACAGCCTCTCTCCCACAATTTATGTTGAGATTTATAAAATGTTCTTGTGTGTTTTATCTGAACATGAGGAAACCACaccaaaaaactttttttttgttacaaaTTTAAATATGAAGCTATTACTTCTAATGATAAGCTATCTCATTGTTTAATGACAACGCCAAATAATGATATTGTAATCCATTGTTATTTCTGGACCATAAAATGGCTAGCAGGTAACATTtattccaatccaatccaatcacacctttattggcataacgaaaagagatatacagagacttgccaaccaaacaacaatcagatatgtctgcTCAAAGCATAAAAcgctaaactaagattaagatcacaataaaacctgcttagaataatttttaacaatttcagccaagaatttggcaacagcttttgtgatatcgattatgttgtcatttaataggaaacggcaatcaatcctattttcttgaatgtaggatggtaaggaaagactatctaacaaaaccttccggagattagtatacagttggcagttcaataaaatatgctggatggaatccggCGAGCTTGATCCGCATAGGCAATGTCTCTCactaaaggggacttgaagaaatctcccatagagaacattggagggaaatgcattcatcctagccagcataaaagctctccgatgttgcggattatctagttcaggtaaatatttggccattttcctggccgtctgatcaagtccaagtgaggcaggacAGCAGGCataaaattggacaggacacagtttatgatattctagatctaagattctctgtttgataaatctaaaattataagattcatcagataaaaatagattgtcaattgcaattcccatgtgtttgagctttgacatgattccatcttgcccagcagggagggacggtggctcagtggtagagcatctgcttgggaagcagaaggtcccaggttcaatccctggcatctcaaaaaaagggtccaggcaaataggtgtgaaaaacctcagcttgagaccctggagagccgctgccagtctgagaagacaatactgactttgatggaccaaaggtctgattcagtataaggcagcttcatatgttcattataaGGGTCTCTTTTTTAGGTAGTTGAGCAAGCTGGATTCAATGATGAGAATACTGAATAATCTGGGTGTGGAGAAAAATAATTTAATGTCTTTATTGAAGAGGTTAGTTTGACTCCATAAGTTAccagaagcaaataaataaatggtaacTTGCTCAACTACCATTTATTTCTGGTAACTTATGGAGCCAAACTAACTTCTTCAGTAAGGACATTAAATTATTTGTCTCCATGCCCAGATTATTCAGTATTTCCATAATTGAATCCAGCCATATATGTTTTCCCAGTAGCTTCTGAGACTCATGCAATCTTTAAATAAGACATGTGCTGTatcattaaaataatatttatataaAATACCTTTAATGTTAACTTTCACCTATCATCAATGAAGAATAACTGAGATGCAGGTCCATACAGCTGTTGCACATTTGTCTAGCTATCTTGAGAGATATcctgaagaaaaaaataaaatcttgcCTCTTCACCAGTACAGTACACAAAAGAGACTTTATATAAGGGAACAACAGATCATCTACAGAGAGCAACCTCTTGATATCTTAAAGAAGATTTTTCAGAACAATTAGCAAATCCCCTTCTAAAACGTATGATGCAATGCTCATTAAGGCTTCAAAATACTCCAGTCTTTTATTTGGAAGAAACCTTGTTTCATAaatgtatatgctgcctctccagagacctgcttgagtGAATTCTTGCAAGTGTCTTGATCACAGGGAGATTCATATTTCTCTAATGACAGTTAACAAAtagttctttcttctttttcataCCTAATGACAATTAGCAAATAgtccttccttcttttttatatctctctgatttaaaaaaaacctgttccCAAAATAGACATATAACAACacaaaaaatataacaaaatgtAACAGTATGTTTATGATTATGTGAGTTTTGACCCTTAAAAGCCCATTGccctaaaatcttgttggtttcttgaGTACTAATAggctcaaatcttgctcttctcaTGAAGACCAATGCATTCACCCTCATGACAGTATGTTAATGAGCAAGAAGTTCCATTGTTCAAAGATTTATATAAGAACCATCTCTTGTTTAACATATGGACATAATATTAGTGTAATCAATCACACTTatctgggttgttgttgttcaggaattctcttttcacctttgcctaaACTACATCTATTTAGTTATTTCATTTGtagcctgcctttcttgctgaggctGAAGGCAGATTTCAAGAAATAAAATGGTGCAATCAGACAGCATAAGGCTGACTTCACTCTTGCTGCTGGCTCCTGGGGACTGCACAGAGGAGTTATCTAGATCCTTCTAGGAAGCTAGACTCTGTGACCtgagtggcccaggctagcttgatctatcagatttcaaaagctaagcagggtcagccctggtaagTACTTGAATGGTagatcaccaaggaaatccaTGGTCCAGATgcaagcaacagcaaaccatttctgttcatctcttgactTGGGGTCACCACAATACAGCTGCatcttgatggcattttccaccaccaccgctgctgctgctgccatcacAGAGGAGCTAATTGTTATACATGACAATCACAACTGCTTTACAATGTTTTTCTTTTATTCCAGATATCATGGTATCTATGAATACAATCCCATATGAATGCTTTTTAATATACCTATGGAACTTTCATATGAATACTTCTAGACCTTGAACTCAACAATCCTACCCCCTTAGGCAtgccattccccaggtcccagtgggggattcctGGGTTTTGCAGGCTACTCTCTGCTGCCAGCTAGCTGACCAGTGGAGGGAAGCCCCACACCAACAGCCACCAAATGCCTTTTCACCTctgaaggctagaagaagcttgggaactgcttgctttttggaaTATGTGTTTGCCTTTAAATTTCTATAGGAGTCAgcctgaatgggggtggggccagccagCAAAAACAACAGGGCTTTTCCAAGTGAGCTGTGAAGCtatgagaaaataaaataaatcagcacaatccctcagtttgttttacattcctttcagaagtcatttgcacaataaaatagagagtaaagagcAAACTAGAaccttgtgttagtctgaagaacttggttgaatacaGCAGATGATTACATTCAACGATGTGAGTAATTTTCCCAAATGAGATCAAAGAAGTTTGAGCTAGCAAcctgcttattttggctgctttgcatgtgtgtgtgtgttcacttttatttagtggacatgcagctgctggagaatgaaaaaatgaagactgtattcaggagaactgcactactttatttttatgtattaatttattttaaggaatgagtaaatctcctggctccacccccgaagttcccagatattttttaagttagacctggcaaccttataccCCATACTGTCTTGCAGGAGTTTATATTAGGGTTGTCCTCTAGTCTGAGCTTGCCCCTTCTTTGCTAAACACACATCATTGAGCCTGTCTATGTGTGTGTATTGTAGGTTAAACAACTGTCTTCTGGTTTTAAGAAGATAAACCTGTTTACAATTCCAGACCCTACAACCACGTAAATTAGGCTAAACCAAAACTTTGTTTCATCACTGTGAAAGGAGTCAACATGTCTTGCTTCAATCCTTGGCATCCAATGCAATGCTAGGGTTGTAAGTAATGAGAAATACCTCTTCCAGAGACTCTGAGAAACCATttccaatcagagtagacaatactagagagtcagtttggtgtagagagctagtttggtgcagtggttaagtgtgcagattcttatctgggaaaactgagtttgattccccactcctccacttcccctGACACCCTAATGAAGGCGGAACTGGGCCTGCCCTCAATCAGAGCTCATGTTCATCTAGCTTTGCTTAAATTCTGGAATAAAGATAACAGCACAAACATATTTAGCAAACAATGTCATCAgttaatgcaggggtggggaacctgttttctgccaagggccatatggatatttataacatcatttgtgggccataaaaaattatcaacttaaaaaacagtgctctgccaagggagaatgtccggcccctcccagccaagccggcttgccggcgctcaggctgggggccgcctttgccgccccggaaggagggaggggcagcatcaccccacatacgggtGTTCGTtgcaggcgcggagccggggctatataagccccggcccccgcacCCTCCgcacgcagttcctttggctctctggTGGAGAGCCGCGTGCTGGTCGGGCCGGTGTTCAGGCCTGCCGGGGAAAGGACTGTGTGGGCGCGTGTGGCTCCATAGCGCAAGCGGCGGCGAGATCGCGAGCAGCGGCTTTCCTGCGCCGGCGAGGCTGAGAAGACGCAATTCAAGTGGTTTGCACTTCGGGACAGCGAGCGGCCGGGAGGCTTGGGCGTAGCGCGCGCGCGGCTAGTGATATTTGGGCCCCGGGGGAAGCTACTGGGATCACCCTCGCAGGGGCGGGCAGAAGGCTGAGGACCCACGCGGCCGGCTGGTCGCGGGGGTGGGCGAGTTAAGGCTGCAGCTCATTGCCACCTGTGGGGCTTTTGTAGGGGCCTGAAACAGCGAAACGGGTACGTGGGATTTGTGGGAGGCGTGCTTTGGAGTGGCGACTTGGAGGGACCTTAGTTGGAGCAATaagtctcccccccctccacccccccctcctccaggcaGGCCGTCCTAGCCATCTTTAGGGCCCTACCTTATCTGGGTAGCTGGTTGGGGATAGTGCTGAGGCTGGTTCTAGGCAGTCAGCCTCTCTCTTCCCCTGCACTTTTGGGCAAAGTGAGCTGGTGCTTCTtggttgaccccccccccctcctgcttttgcCCAGGCTACAGGGCTGGGACTGCGCGTTCTTAGGAGCGCTTCATTggtgcaccccatcccctctcgGGTAGAAACATACACCCCAGGTTGGTGGGTGGTTCAGAAGGTTCCTCAGTGCCTGGTTTTATTATTCATTGCTGTCTGGTGACTTGTGCAGGATGGCTCCAAGCAAAGGCCAGGGCAAGTCGAAGGGTAAACAGCCCGCCCACCCCGTGGGCGTGGTCAGCAAGGTACTCCAGCTGAGGTGCCTGGCCAACGAGAGAGGGTGAGGCTCGCTATCATGAGCCAGTTGGATGCTTTAGAACAAGATAGAGTGTctaggggcgctcccatttgggaggggcgtcgccgtgccTCCGTCCGGTCGGCGCGCCCGACTTTTGAGGCAGAAGTGCTTGCACGTctatctgctttgcagggtgggccaccTGAGCCTGATCCACCGGAGGTACCGGACCAGGAGGAAGATCCAGAGGAGGGCCCATCAGGTACGGCGTTCAGCAGTGGCGCAGCCGGAGGTAGCGGGCAGCAGCCCTCTGGTGGCGCTGACGTTTTTCccggtgatggtggtaagccccctcTTCTGCCAATTCAAGGGTGGCCATGGGGTCCCTttcaacttcctccccccccggCGGCCCCGAGTGGGGCGGCTTTGGGTATGGGGCAACTGGGCGTGGTGGAGCAGCCGGGTCttggccagccttgggcttggggttttcatgtAACTAACCCACTCCCCTGCCCAGTCTTGTCCACTAGTGGCCAGTTGGCAGGTGCTGCGGCACCGCCCGCGGCCCCTTCAGCCCCGCCCGTATCGGGCATTTTGCCGTGGGGGGGTCAGCAGCTGGGGCATCAGAGtagcgggtggttttacccccccaacCCATATGCTAACATCCCCTTTCATATCCTCCCATACGGCGATACCTCTCTGCCGTTGGGAGATCATTTAACAGCGGCCACGCGCGAGAAAATCCTCCGTGgcgagtacgtggacgttttCGGTCTCCTgttcagagagctcgaaaagaaaagtaaagatgagctcgatgacaaggagaaggaaaagctgaaaCGTCGTAAGGTGGATAGGTCCTGAGCGAACTGGTTCCCTGGATTTTTGATTTACGCCGGAGTAATCGCGAGAGCGCAGCCGGCTCGGGCGGCGgccctttttcagtatatagatgttgtttatagggcgtatacggacttcgtgggcgcagcttggctgcagtacgacgaggctttccgtatgagggccgccgtcaatccagggatgccgtgggatcaaataaatcagcagctgtggctacagctgatgtccccggcaaaaccaaacgccggagacaggtctgacagtggccatctGGTGCAGGGGTTGCAGCAACAACAGTGCTCTACATGGGCCTGCGATACCTCGGGCCAGTCAGTCCAGTCCCGGCcgttatgttgggaattcgcatctaagggtgcgtgccccaggaaaccttgtaagttccggcatgagtgcccgctctgcagtggggcccacgcactttcggcctgtagcagatctacATCCAGACCGGGCGGTAAGACCCCCGGGGGCAgcgggggcgggcagcagccacCTGGTAAAGGGGCCTACCCCCATCCGCCCGATGGCACTCCGCCATCTGGCACATGAGCAGGTGGCGGTCTGCGGCCGGCCGAACTTatatgacctccagcggcatctggatcgaggcggcgtggcggtgctgatgttgttagatctgtcggccgcgttcgatacggtcgaccatcagctactggcccgccggctcgccgacacagggataagggggttagctttacagtggctttcctccttccttgatggacggggacaaagggtggcaattgggggggagctgtcccggaggcaccccctagtgtgtggggtgccacaaggggcagttctctctccgatgttatttaacatctacatgcgcccccttgcccagattgcccggaggtttgggcttgggtgccatcaatatgcagatgacacccagctctatctattaatggacggccgacctgactccgtcccagaaagcctggacctagcattgcaagccgtggcaggttggctcagactgagcgggctgaagttgaatccaacgaagacagaggtcctttgcttgggtcgcggtgccctgggaagggaaatccccttgccgatttttgacggtgtgctgctgaaagcggcacatagggtcaagagcttgggggttcttctggagccttcactatcaatggaggcacagatagcggccgctgccaagtctgcgttctttcatctccgacgggcgaagcagttggcccccttcctagagcgccgtgacctagcaacggtgatccatgctacggtcacctcgagactggattactgcaatgctctctacatggggctgcccctgtgccgaactcggcggctgcagctggtgcagaacgcggcggctaggctgttgttgggactcccaagatgggagcacatacagccggggctgcgcgaactgcactggctgccagtgggataccgagttcgttacaaggtgctggttatcacctttaaagccctatatggccgaggacctgcctacctgaaggaccatctctccccatatgagccccaaagagcattgcggtcggctggaaaaaaccagctgaccgtccctgggccaagggaggccagattgaaggccacccgagatagggccttctctattgctgctccactgcagtggaatcaactcccggtagaggtgcgggccctgcggagtttggaacagttccgcagggcctgtaagacccacctctataaactagccttcaaccaatgataaactaggaaatgcctctaaaaaattgctcttggttactgaattttatggaattattgaagatcgaatgttttagcaccattgtaatttgtaaattttaacttgtaatttgtcttaacttggattttatttgcaatttatgtaatctgatgtataatgtattttatgttgtaagccgccctgagcctgctttggcggggagggcgggatagaaattaaaagttattattattattattattattattattattattattattattattattattattattattattattattattatattgcccTCTGGTTACCTACTGGCGGGTAGGGGGCTTTTTTGGGGTTGTATTGTTGTTTATGCTGACTGCTGTTTGTCTTTTCAGATGCTGGGCTCGTGGTGAGTGAcgcggttctcatctgcgggcacagctcGGTTTCCAGTTTTCCCATTTTGCCACACGGTCTCCGGGGGGCACCCAGCCTGGCCTCAGTGCGGGGCTACCGCTGGCCTGGGATCCCGCCCCTGCTGTTCTAGTAGGCTGACTGGTGTCGGCCAGATGGTGTTTccgagttgggcaaccgggccttttagtGGCTAGGGCAGGGGGtttcggttggctctgggccacccggtggggcgctaatgcctaagcagaggcttggcattggcggtggctggaggaggtttggccacagggttttccaggggagcacctatggcctagcaccattggtgcggtggtctgcaggaaccgtagatgggctacacggctcagtgcggggaatgcagatcacagggagcctc
The sequence above is a segment of the Heteronotia binoei isolate CCM8104 ecotype False Entrance Well chromosome 15, APGP_CSIRO_Hbin_v1, whole genome shotgun sequence genome. Coding sequences within it:
- the LOC132583511 gene encoding olfactory receptor 6F1-like, producing the protein MEHMETDNKTVITTFILLGFENAPALQIPLFLVFLIIYSMTVAGNIIIIVLVITDHHLHIPMYFFLGNLSCLETFYTSTLLPRLLTSFLTGDRTISVEGCYIQLYWFGTLVIAECYLLASMSYDRYLAICKPLQYATLMNRRICLLLSAVSWLCGITIMTIIMSLMSQLKFCGPREIDHLFCDSTPVINLSCSKTTVVTLMILTVSFIDTVPSCLMTLLSYICIIAAIIRIPSSDGRKRAFSTCSSHLIVVSIFYGSLIFVYALPKKEALRELDKIFSVFYTVLTPLINPLVYTLRNKEVKKALGRSINKFEISKWFVRDGE